Proteins from a single region of Shinella zoogloeoides:
- a CDS encoding conjugal transfer protein TraG has protein sequence MRGGRILWGQIVVVLTIVLITTWAATQWTAWRLGFQPQLGEPWFELAGLPVYHPPVFFWWWFSYDAYAPAIFTEGAIIAASGGFIAIAAAITMSIIRSREARNVATYGSARWAEDKEIRSAGLLGPDGVLLGKYDRDYLRHDGPEHVLCFAPTRSGKGVGLVVPTLLTWPGSAIVHDIKGENWTLTAGFRSRHGRVLLFDPTNVKSSAYNPLLEVRQGEWEVRDVQNIADILVDPEGSLDKRNHWEKTSHSLLVGAILHVLYAEPEKTLAGVANFLSDPRRPVEATLRAMMETPHLGEAGVHPVIASSARELLNKSDNERSGVLSTAMSFLGLYRDPVVARVTARCDWRIADLVGAKKPVSLYLVVPPSDINRTKPLIRLILNQIGRRLTEELTSSGKRHRLLLMLDEFPALGRLDFFESALAFMAGYGLKGFLIAQSLNQIERAYGPNNAILDNCHVRVSFATNDERTAKRVSDALGTATEMRDSTNYAGHRLSPWLGHLMVSRQETARPLLTPGEIMQLPPNEEIVMVAGTPPIRATKARYFEDARLQERIIAPPELVAVPANAPATDDWSGRVVAAAGQMGGAGGGDDGGDPANAGIRREPELPEHEEILPPPPSAAQEFDFLDDEPDVDAAKANAMRARMRMTARQAALDPGDGIEL, from the coding sequence ATGCGTGGAGGCCGGATTCTCTGGGGTCAGATCGTTGTTGTTCTGACCATTGTTCTCATCACGACCTGGGCGGCGACCCAATGGACCGCGTGGCGGCTCGGGTTTCAGCCGCAGCTTGGCGAGCCGTGGTTCGAGCTGGCGGGCTTGCCCGTCTATCATCCGCCCGTCTTCTTCTGGTGGTGGTTCTCCTATGACGCCTATGCGCCGGCGATCTTCACGGAAGGCGCAATCATCGCCGCGTCCGGCGGCTTCATCGCCATCGCCGCCGCCATCACCATGTCCATCATCCGGTCGCGCGAGGCGCGCAACGTCGCGACCTATGGTTCGGCGCGCTGGGCCGAGGACAAGGAAATCCGCAGCGCTGGCCTCCTCGGCCCCGATGGCGTCCTGCTCGGAAAATATGACCGCGACTATCTGCGCCATGACGGTCCCGAGCATGTCCTGTGCTTCGCACCGACCCGTTCGGGCAAGGGCGTCGGCCTCGTCGTGCCGACCCTGCTCACCTGGCCGGGCTCGGCCATCGTCCACGACATCAAGGGCGAGAACTGGACTCTGACCGCGGGATTCCGCTCCCGTCACGGCCGCGTGCTGCTGTTCGACCCGACCAATGTGAAATCCTCCGCCTACAATCCGCTGCTGGAGGTCCGGCAAGGGGAATGGGAAGTCCGCGACGTCCAGAACATCGCCGACATTCTGGTCGATCCGGAAGGTTCGCTCGACAAGCGCAACCACTGGGAAAAAACCTCCCATTCGCTGCTGGTCGGCGCGATCCTGCATGTCCTCTACGCCGAGCCGGAGAAGACGCTGGCGGGGGTCGCCAACTTCCTCTCCGATCCGCGTCGCCCGGTCGAAGCCACCCTGCGCGCCATGATGGAGACGCCGCATCTCGGCGAGGCCGGCGTGCATCCTGTTATCGCCTCGTCGGCGCGCGAGCTGCTGAACAAATCCGACAACGAGCGCTCCGGCGTCCTATCGACCGCCATGTCGTTCCTGGGATTGTATCGCGATCCCGTCGTGGCTCGCGTCACGGCGCGCTGCGACTGGCGCATCGCCGATCTCGTCGGGGCCAAGAAGCCCGTCAGCCTCTACCTTGTCGTGCCGCCGTCCGACATCAACCGCACCAAGCCGCTGATCCGCCTGATCCTCAACCAGATCGGCCGCCGGCTGACCGAGGAACTGACTTCATCGGGCAAGCGCCATCGCCTGCTCCTGATGCTCGATGAGTTTCCGGCGCTCGGCCGTCTCGATTTCTTTGAATCAGCGCTCGCTTTCATGGCGGGCTATGGCCTCAAGGGCTTCCTGATCGCCCAATCGCTCAACCAGATCGAGCGGGCCTATGGGCCGAACAACGCCATCCTCGACAACTGCCATGTCCGCGTCAGTTTCGCCACCAATGACGAGCGCACCGCCAAGCGCGTGTCGGATGCGCTGGGCACCGCGACCGAGATGCGCGATTCCACCAACTATGCCGGCCACCGCCTGTCGCCCTGGCTCGGGCACCTCATGGTCTCGCGGCAGGAGACGGCCCGGCCGCTGCTGACGCCCGGGGAAATCATGCAGCTCCCGCCCAATGAGGAAATCGTCATGGTGGCGGGCACCCCGCCGATCCGCGCCACCAAGGCCCGGTATTTCGAGGACGCGCGCTTGCAGGAGCGCATCATCGCGCCGCCCGAGCTGGTGGCCGTGCCCGCGAACGCCCCCGCAACCGATGACTGGTCAGGCCGCGTCGTCGCGGCGGCGGGCCAGATGGGCGGAGCCGGCGGCGGTGATGACGGCGGAGATCCCGCCAACGCCGGCATCCGCCGCGAGCCGGAATTGCCCGAGCAT
- a CDS encoding invasion associated locus B family protein — MMSKKIGLLGFSVVAALAVAAGAAAYVTPGGAVSTPSQAAGFTEDRTASDTGPRLDQYVAGLSPVGGNVFTTSEADPKPQTFQVAQATSTLPGGASSLNETYRDWRVTCVQQGAGKQCAMSQAQTQQNGQRVLAIELNAPTGNAVAGTLILPFGLALDAGATFQIDDKPAMQPVRFRTCLPGGCIVSVNFDAATIVALRAGTALKIKATADGGAATPFSISLQGFGTALDRVAALAR, encoded by the coding sequence ATGATGAGCAAGAAAATTGGACTTCTCGGATTCTCCGTTGTGGCGGCTCTGGCCGTCGCTGCCGGCGCAGCCGCCTATGTGACACCTGGCGGGGCCGTCTCGACCCCGAGCCAGGCCGCGGGCTTCACCGAGGATCGCACTGCTTCCGACACCGGCCCCCGGCTCGATCAATATGTCGCCGGGCTTTCTCCCGTCGGAGGCAATGTCTTCACCACCTCCGAAGCCGATCCCAAGCCGCAGACCTTCCAGGTGGCGCAGGCGACATCGACTCTTCCGGGCGGAGCCTCCTCCCTCAACGAGACCTATCGCGACTGGCGCGTCACCTGCGTCCAGCAGGGCGCGGGCAAGCAATGCGCTATGTCGCAGGCCCAGACGCAGCAGAACGGCCAGCGCGTGTTGGCCATCGAATTGAACGCGCCCACCGGCAACGCCGTTGCCGGCACCCTGATCCTGCCCTTCGGTCTCGCGCTCGATGCCGGTGCGACCTTCCAGATCGATGACAAGCCGGCCATGCAGCCGGTCCGGTTCCGAACCTGCCTACCGGGCGGCTGTATCGTCAGCGTCAATTTCGATGCGGCGACGATCGTGGCGCTTCGCGCCGGCACGGCGCTCAAGATCAAGGCCACGGCCGACGGCGGTGCGGCCACGCCGTTCTCGATCTCGCTGCAAGGTTTCGGCACGGCCCTCGACCGCGTGGCGGCACTGGCACGTTGA
- a CDS encoding GNAT family N-acetyltransferase, producing MGRRRLLSKAAIADIPALKHVRGAVSENILRDPSKVTDAHYEWFISNPGLHKWEDQGRIVGFSAADPRDGSIWALFVLPEYEGRGIGKALLAEACEILRAGGHVRARLSTGASTRAEAFYRRAGWSVTDADSREILFERPL from the coding sequence ATGGGGAGGCGCCGTTTGTTATCGAAAGCAGCCATTGCGGATATTCCGGCGCTGAAGCATGTCCGAGGGGCGGTCTCCGAGAATATTCTACGTGACCCGTCCAAGGTCACGGATGCCCATTACGAATGGTTCATCAGCAATCCCGGTCTTCACAAATGGGAAGACCAAGGCAGGATCGTTGGCTTTTCGGCCGCCGATCCGCGAGACGGCAGCATATGGGCGCTGTTCGTTTTGCCCGAATATGAGGGGCGCGGAATTGGCAAGGCGCTGCTTGCCGAAGCCTGCGAGATATTGAGGGCGGGCGGACATGTCCGGGCCAGACTCTCGACAGGCGCGAGCACGCGGGCGGAAGCCTTCTATCGGCGCGCTGGTTGGAGCGTCACCGACGCCGACTCCCGTGAAATCCTGTTCGAGCGGCCGCTCTAG
- a CDS encoding SapC family protein — MLLRFEEHGDVGLAPASDFSFARDAIALPLCIGEFMVAMRHYPIVFAMDDQASPIALVAIRKEHNLFVERDGSWKAGGYVPAYVRRYPFIVMETEDRAQQLLTIDRSSDRFVSSVADAPDAQRLFDAVGNPTTAAQTAMAFCHAFHTDYAETVAFGRALIAAKVLEPYHADFRLPDGTLHQVNGFHAINEAAFRALPAKTVAEWHAKGWLALVSLHIASLQSFQNLLDLNAQRANERKALA, encoded by the coding sequence GTGCTCCTCCGCTTCGAAGAGCATGGTGACGTCGGCCTCGCACCGGCGAGCGACTTCAGCTTCGCGCGCGACGCCATCGCCCTGCCACTCTGCATCGGCGAGTTCATGGTGGCGATGCGCCATTATCCCATCGTCTTCGCCATGGACGACCAGGCCTCTCCAATCGCGCTCGTGGCGATCCGGAAGGAACATAATCTCTTCGTCGAGCGCGACGGGAGCTGGAAAGCGGGCGGCTATGTGCCCGCCTATGTGCGCCGCTACCCCTTCATCGTCATGGAGACCGAGGACCGGGCGCAGCAATTGCTGACCATCGACCGAAGCAGCGATCGCTTCGTGTCCTCGGTTGCGGACGCACCCGACGCGCAGCGCCTTTTCGATGCAGTGGGTAATCCGACGACGGCGGCGCAGACGGCGATGGCCTTCTGCCATGCCTTCCACACCGACTATGCCGAAACCGTCGCCTTCGGTCGGGCGCTCATCGCCGCCAAGGTGCTGGAGCCCTATCACGCCGACTTCCGCCTCCCCGACGGCACGCTGCATCAGGTCAACGGCTTCCACGCCATCAACGAGGCCGCGTTCCGGGCGCTCCCCGCCAAGACCGTCGCCGAATGGCACGCCAAAGGCTGGCTGGCGCTCGTCAGCCTTCACATCGCTTCCTTGCAGAGTTTCCAGAACCTGCTCGACCTCAATGCGCAGCGCGCAAACGAACGGAAGGCGCTCGCATGA
- a CDS encoding LysR family transcriptional regulator, with amino-acid sequence MRRLNKLSETWQSPSRLGARIPMISLIQTLAVAEYLNFRHAANFLGVSASSVSARIKTLEEDLGILLFERHARGVRLTEAGRHFVDGVSTGIDHLEHAVKTAGAFAQGDLGLLRVGVYALTFGSFLDELLTRFRKEHPQVAIEITEGTARDIIVQLRADQLDIAFVAGAPDLPDCHSRRIWCEPLIAVLPADHPLTEQDSVTWDDLTGESFLVRHGGTGPQAYDHIVLRLAGRWQAAPSILRCDVERCTLLQMIAQGFGVSIAGQATALAEIPGVAFRHFHDEPEPVPFSAVWSPYNQSATLRNLLDLAGVIGRSLPRA; translated from the coding sequence ATGCGGCGCCTCAACAAACTCTCGGAGACATGGCAGTCGCCGTCACGGCTCGGCGCACGCATTCCGATGATCTCCCTCATCCAGACGCTCGCAGTCGCCGAGTATCTGAACTTCCGCCATGCCGCGAATTTCCTCGGCGTCAGCGCCTCCAGCGTCAGCGCGCGGATCAAGACGCTGGAAGAAGATCTCGGCATCCTCCTCTTCGAGCGCCACGCCCGCGGCGTCCGGCTGACCGAGGCGGGCCGTCATTTCGTCGATGGTGTCTCCACAGGCATCGACCATCTCGAACATGCCGTCAAAACCGCCGGGGCCTTCGCGCAAGGCGATCTCGGCCTCCTGCGCGTCGGCGTCTATGCGCTGACCTTCGGCAGCTTTCTGGACGAGCTGCTCACCCGTTTCCGCAAGGAACATCCCCAGGTCGCCATCGAGATTACCGAGGGCACCGCGCGCGACATCATCGTCCAGCTTCGCGCCGACCAACTCGACATCGCTTTTGTCGCCGGTGCGCCCGATCTCCCCGACTGCCACTCACGCCGTATCTGGTGCGAGCCGCTTATCGCCGTTCTGCCCGCAGATCACCCGCTGACGGAACAGGACAGCGTGACGTGGGACGACCTCACGGGCGAATCCTTCCTCGTTCGCCACGGCGGCACCGGCCCGCAAGCCTATGACCATATCGTCTTGCGTCTCGCCGGCCGCTGGCAGGCCGCACCGTCGATCCTGCGTTGCGACGTCGAGCGATGCACCTTGTTGCAGATGATCGCGCAGGGGTTCGGCGTGTCGATCGCTGGACAGGCGACCGCATTGGCCGAGATTCCGGGCGTCGCCTTCCGTCACTTCCATGACGAGCCAGAACCGGTCCCATTCTCGGCCGTGTGGTCGCCCTATAACCAGAGCGCCACGCTGCGCAATCTGCTCGACCTCGCCGGCGTCATAGGCCGGTCCTTACCTCGCGCCTGA
- a CDS encoding DNA -binding domain-containing protein, producing the protein MRVQPELDPDVADEAPTGPDITLYDEVHFITYLRLLDAEADGADWTEVARIVLHRDPAQDEVQTRHCWASHLARAQWMTKIGYRRILEQAAQDERRKRLH; encoded by the coding sequence ATGCGCGTGCAGCCCGAGCTTGATCCCGACGTGGCGGACGAAGCGCCGACCGGTCCCGACATCACCCTCTACGACGAAGTGCATTTCATCACCTACCTTCGCCTGCTCGACGCCGAGGCGGACGGCGCGGATTGGACCGAGGTGGCGAGGATCGTCCTGCACCGTGATCCGGCTCAGGACGAGGTGCAAACCCGGCACTGCTGGGCGAGCCATCTCGCCCGCGCGCAGTGGATGACCAAGATCGGCTATCGGCGCATTCTCGAACAGGCAGCGCAGGACGAGCGACGCAAGCGCCTGCACTGA
- a CDS encoding globin family protein, with translation MTDKIVSLVQKSFRKLVPIADQVGTMFYARLFETYPEVRPMFAEDIAPQAKKLVQMLALVVNGLHRLDEIMPAVEQLARRHNDYGVVEAHYCAVGETLLWTLQQGLGDDFTPEVEAAWTDAYGLLSAKMIAAAKEGAVA, from the coding sequence ATGACGGATAAGATCGTCTCGCTCGTTCAGAAGAGCTTTCGCAAACTGGTGCCGATCGCCGATCAGGTCGGCACCATGTTCTACGCCCGCTTGTTCGAGACCTACCCCGAAGTGCGGCCCATGTTCGCTGAGGACATCGCGCCCCAGGCGAAGAAGCTCGTGCAAATGCTCGCCCTCGTCGTGAATGGCCTCCACAGGCTCGACGAAATCATGCCGGCGGTCGAGCAGCTTGCACGCCGGCATAACGACTATGGCGTCGTCGAGGCTCACTACTGCGCGGTGGGCGAAACCCTGCTCTGGACGCTCCAGCAAGGCCTGGGCGACGACTTCACGCCCGAGGTCGAAGCCGCCTGGACCGATGCCTACGGCCTCCTCTCCGCCAAGATGATCGCGGCGGCGAAGGAAGGGGCAGTGGCATGA
- a CDS encoding helix-turn-helix domain-containing protein: MDLKEIMATNLRRIRHDKKLTQEELADRAGLSMRYIGAIERGAVSASVTVLGQIADALGVEPGELLQRSG; encoded by the coding sequence ATGGATCTTAAGGAGATCATGGCGACGAATCTGCGTCGGATACGTCATGATAAAAAGCTGACGCAAGAAGAGCTGGCCGATCGTGCCGGCCTGAGCATGCGCTATATCGGCGCAATCGAACGCGGCGCCGTATCGGCCAGCGTCACGGTTCTCGGACAGATCGCCGATGCGCTCGGCGTCGAGCCTGGCGAACTGCTGCAACGCTCTGGATAG